In Mercurialis annua linkage group LG6, ddMerAnnu1.2, whole genome shotgun sequence, the following are encoded in one genomic region:
- the LOC126686589 gene encoding pectinesterase inhibitor 6-like: MRPPYIFIFFLFLSWAATNTTSKSSGDTYVREACSVTRYQNLCIRSLSSFSQLAKKNPSIWARAGVSVTITDSKNITQFLKNLNKNKAMKGKNKLALSDCIECFLDAIDNLHKSLGVLRNLDSAKFDDQMSDVITWLSAALTDEETCLDGFQEQNDITKQVRVVLNRVSRTSYITSNALALANNLASTGLGSFIN; the protein is encoded by the coding sequence ATGAGACCACCCTACATCTTCATTTTCTTCCTATTCCTCTCATGGGCAGCAACAAACACAACTTCCAAATCTAGTGGAGACACTTATGTAAGAGAAGCATGCAGTGTTACTAGGTATCAAAACCTATGTATCCGCTCATTGTCTTCATTCTCACAATTAGCCAAGAAAAACCCTAGCATATGGGCAAGAGCTGGTGTCTCGGTAACAATTACTGACTCCAAAAACATTACACAATTCTTGaaaaatttgaacaaaaacaaaGCCATGAAAGGTAAAAACAAACTTGCTCTTTCAGATTGTATTGAGTGTTTTCTCGACGCTATCGACAATCTTCACAAATCGCTCGGGGTGCTTCGGAATCTCGATTCCGCCAAATTTGATGATCAAATGAGTGATGTTATTACTTGGCTTAGTGCTGCACTTACTGATGAAGAGACTTGTTTGGATGGGTTTCAAGAACAGAATGATATTACTAAACAAGTTAGAGTTGTTTTGAATAGGGTTTCAAGAACTAGTTATATTACTAGTAATGCATTGGCTCTTGCTAATAATCTTGCATCCACTGGCTTAGGAAGctttattaattga
- the LOC126687060 gene encoding UDP-glucuronic acid decarboxylase 2-like, which translates to MASELIFRGHDDEAHHTADNYSPKPSKRWLSVPRPINYVLREQRLVFVLVGIAIATLFFTVIPSTSSPGAALPYASYERHDAISYFDSVPARQKYYEPLLTGSMNSGGKIPLGLKRKGLRIVVTGGAGFVGSHLVDRLIERGDSVIVVDNFFTGRKENVMHHFKNPRFELIRHDVVEPLLLEVDQIYHLACPASPVHYKFNPVKTIKTNVVGTLNMLGLAKRVGAKFLLTSTSEVYGDPLQHPQVETYWGNVNPIGVRSCYDEGKRTAETLTMDYHRGAGVEVRIARIFNTYGPRMCIDDGRVVSNFVAQALRKEPLTVYGDGKQTRSFQFVSDLVEGLMRLMEGEHVGPFNLGNPGEFTMIELAQVVQETIDPNAKIEFRPNTEDDPHKRKPDITKAKDQLGWEPKISLRKGLPLMVSDFRQRIFGDHKEDSSTVSTA; encoded by the exons ATGGCGTCGGAATTAATATTCAGAGGCCACGATGACGAGGCACATCACACGGCTGACAATTACTCACCAAAACCATCGAAACGGTGGCTGTCCGTCCCCCGTCCGATCAACTACGTGCTCCGGGAGCAGCGTCTCGTGTTTGTCCTCGTCGGCATTGCTATCGCTACGCTTTTCTTCACCGTCATCCCTTCAACGTCATCACCAGGTGCTGCACTACCATACGCCAGCTACGAACGCCACGATGCGATCTCGTATTTCGATTCAGTGCCAGCTAGACAAAAATATTACGAGCCATTATTGACCGGGTCAATGAATTCAGGCGGCAAGATTCCGTTGGGATTAAAACGGAAAGGGTTAAGAATCGTGGTAACGGGCGGGGCGGGGTTCGTCGGGTCGCATTTAGTGGACCGGTTGATTGAACGAGGCGACAGTGTGATAGTAGTGGATAATTTTTTCACCGGAAGAAAAGAGAACGTGATGCACCATTTTAAAAACCCGAGATTCGAGCTAATCCGACACGACGTCGTTGAGCCGCTATTACTGGAGGTTGACCAGATCTATCACTTGGCTTGCCCTGCATCGCCGGTTCATTATAAGTTTAACCCGGTCAAAACCATTAAAACCAATGTGGTAGGGACTTTGAATATGTTAGGGTTAGCTAAACGAGTCGGTGCTAAATTCTTGCTGACCAGTACCAGTGAGGTTTACGGTGATCCGTTACAGCATCCTCAGGTCGAGACCTACTGGGGCAACGTTAATCCAATCG GTGTCCGAAGTTGCTACGATGAGGGAAAAAGGACAGCTGAGACATTGACAATGGATTATCACAGAGGAGCAGGTGTTGAG GTAAGAATTGCTAGAATTTTCAACACTTATGGGCCCCGTATGTGCATTGACGACGGCCGTGTCGTTAGTAACTTTGTTGCTCAG GCACTGAGGAAGGAACCTTTGACTGTTTATGGTGATGGGAAGCAGACAAGAAGTTTCCAATTTGTTTCTGATTTG GTTGAAGGTCTGATGCGCCTTATGGAAGGTGAACACGTGGGACCTTTCAACCTTGGTAATCCTGGTGAATTCACCATGATTGAGCTTGCCCAG GTGGTCCAAGAAACCATTGATCCAAATGCAAAAATTGAGTTCAGGCCAAACACAGAAGATGACCCACACAAGAGAAAACCTGATATTACAAAGGCAAAGGACCAACTTGGTTGGGAACCCAAGATATCCCTCAGGAAGGGTCTTCCATTAATGGTTTCAGATTTCAGGCAACGTATTTTTGGTGACCACAAGGAAGATAGCAGCACCGTGTCAACGGCTTAA